The Moorella glycerini genomic interval AAATGGTAGCGTAAGAAACGGCGTCCGGTAAAATAACACCTTTAGCCACCAGTTGTTCATAAAAGACAGAAGCCGGACAGGAACGCTCCTCCTGGCGCAGGGCCAGGAGTTGCTCCTGTAACTCCGGGGATAAGGCCCGCGGCCTTCCCCGGTCAGAACGCCTTTTCGGTTTTAACCCCTCAAACCCCTCGCGGCGGTAATCCCTGAGCCAGCTGGCAATGGTCTGGGGGCTATAGTCGCAGAGGCCATAATACGGTACTTCATGGGGTCTGGCCCCTGACTTTATCAGTTGAATCCCTAGAACCCGCATAAAACCTAGAAAAATAGAAAACAAGACGCGCATTTTGCCACTACAACCGGTCCTGCCAGCGGGCAGCAAACTCCTCTACACGGGTAATGTTTCCCGGCGGTGCAATCCGCATTAGGCGCAGGATCTTTTTGCTCAACTCTGTACTCTGGGTCTTGATAAAGAACACCTCTCCTTTGATCTCTACCTCGGCAAAGTTGAGGGAGTTTAACGCTTCCCGGATTTCTGCCGGCGAGGCATTTTCCACCGCTTGCCGGAGCTTGAATTCCAGAGTGCGTTCGAGAAGAAAGGCGAGGAAGCAAATTACAAAGTGTCCTTTAATCCGCCTTTCGGTCCAGTGAAAAACCGGCCGGACTTTCAGGGTGCTTTTCATGACGCGAAAAGATTCTTCAATCCGCCACAGGTTATGGTAAGCATCCAGGATGTCTTTGGCACTCATTTCTTTCTCGCTGGTCTGGATGCCGTAGTAGCCGTCAAATTGTTTGTCCCGGGCAATGGCTTCTTCGTCCAGTATCCACGTGCCCGTACAGTCTATTTCTTTGAGGTATTTCTTGCCGCCACGTTTGTTGCTGGCCTGGATTTTGGCCTTGCTTTCTAAAAGGGTTTGGGCTTTCTCGATTAACCTTTCCCGGTCGGCCCGGTCTTTTTCCGCCCGCCGGCTGGAGTAGGTGACGATCAGTTTTTCGGGTAATTTGTATTTTTTCCCTTCAGCGGTGAATTCGTTTATGTACTCGATAACCTTGTAGCGAAGGACTTCTCCTTCATCGTCCTTTATCTCCTGGTAGCCATTTTCGTCCAATATCATATCGGTAATCTCTTTTTTCATGCTCTTGATGCGGGCGGCAAAGATGTAGCTGTAGCCCCGTTCCACTATGCGTTTTAAGTTAAGCTTGCTGTTGATCCCCCGGTCGGCGACGATGATCACCCGGCGCAGGCCAAAACGTTTTTCCAGCTTTTCTAAGGCCGTCTCCAGGGTCTTGCCGTCAAAGGTATTGCCGGGGAAAAGCTCATAGCCAATGGGCCGCCCCTCGCAATCAATAAGCAGGCCCAATACCACCTGGACTTCGTTGAACTTACCGTCTTTACTGAAGCCGAAATCGCGTAAAGTGTCGGCTTCGACGCTGGCAAAGGAAAAGGTCGTTACATCATAAAAAACCACATCCACCTGCATGTTAAAAAGGTGGCGGTTCTTTTGGAACATCTCCTCCTCCAACAACTCTTTATACTCGCAGAGTAAATCCAAGGAGCGGTAGAGGTGGTTTAAGGCTACGTCGGGTAAACTGGCATAACGGTGCTGGTAGTTGTAGGTACCTAATTTACTCCTGGGTTCAAGGAGGTGCTGGATAGCCATAAGAAAACTGGCGTCGCTTAATTCGAATTGTACCTTACGTTTGGCACTGATCTTCTTTAAAAGTTTGGGTAGCTCAAATTGGTTCCAGATCTTCTGGTAGACCACATAGCCCCAGTTCTTGATCTGCGCCTCGGAAAAGCTGGCTAAACTGGTCACCTCCCTGGCCTTGGACAATTCTAAGAGGCGCTTACCAAGTCTTTGAAAGCTGGGGTTGTTTTCAATCTCGTCCAGGCGACCGAGATTGAGGAGGACCTTGTGTTTAACAGCTCCATTTTCCCGGTAAGATTGGACTAGCTGGACGTACTGGTGGTTTTTGGTTTTAGTTATTTTGATGAACATGCTTAAATGATACCACTAACATTGCCTATTGTCTAGATAATATTTGGTATTTCACAATATTAGTTGCCACTACGTTTTTCGCTTTTTGGGCTATTTTTAACGCCCAAAGCTAGATTTTATCTGGGTTCTTGAATCAGTAAAATGTCGCAACTGATAAACTCAGGTATAGTCGCAGAGGCCATAATACGGTACTTCATGGGGTCTGGCCGTAATACTCTCCAGGTAGGCCTTCCTGCTGGCTACCTGACCCTGCAACAACGGCGCAATCAAGCTAAAGCGAAAAAGAGGTAAGCGTAAAATAGCCCCCACGTATCACCTGAGGTGGGGGCAAAAACAAGCTTAATTATTCGCTAGGCAAACAGGAGGCAGAGTTTCCGACCACGGCAGAAGCTGATCCAGGGCATCTTTGTCCTGGAGGTCCAGGTTGGGAAGGTTTTCAAAGAGGTAAATGAGATAGTGGAAGGGATTTAACCCGTTTTCTTTGGCTGTTTCTATAATACTGTAGGTAATGGCGCTGGCTTTAGCACCCCGCGGGGTATTGGCAAATAGCCAGTTCTTACGGCCGATGACGAAGGGCTTGATGGAGCGCTCGCTGCGGTTGTTGTCGAGTTCCAAACGCCCGTCTTGCAAGAAGGCTACGAGTTTATCCCACTGGCCCAGGCAATAGTAAATCGCCTGGCCAAAGGAACTTTTAGGCAGTACCCGGGCTTTTTGGTTTTTGAGCCACGCCAAAAAGGCGTCCAGCACGGGCCGGCTGTGCACCTGGCGGATTTGATATCGTTCCTCTGGTGTTGCCTCTTTCAACTCGCGCTCTATGGCAAAGAGCCGGTTGCAGTACTCCAGCCCCTCCCGGGCGGCTACGGGTGCATTGCGTTTATCTTCCGGCAGGGCCTTTAATGCTTCGTCGAACTTGCGCCGGGCATGGGCCCAGCAGCCGACCAGGGTGACATCCGGAAGCTCATTGTAGCCAGCATAGCCGTCAACGTGTAAATAACCCTTAAAACCCGCCAGGAAGCGGCGGGGGTGTTTGCCGGCCCGGGTGGTTTGGTAGTCGTAAAGGATTATAGGAGGTCCGTCCCGCCCGGTACGGTAAAGCCAAAGATAAGACTTAGTGGTAGCTTCCCTTCCAGGTTCCTGAAGCACTTGTAAGGTGGTTTCGTCGGCATGGAGGATATCTCTTGTAAGCAGGTATTCATGGAGGCGGTCGTAAATAAGGGCTAACCAGGTGTTGGCTCCATGGAGCACCCAGTTGGCCATTGTCTGCCGGGACAGTTCAATCCCCAAACCTTTAAACTGCTGCTCCTGGCGGTAGAGGGGTAGGCCTACCCCGTATTTCTGGGTCATAATGTAGGCCATGAGGGAGGGTGATACCGGGCTGCCGGGAAGTACGGGGGCCGGAATAGGTGCCGTGATAACGGGAGTGGTTATCTCTTCCCGCTCGCAGCGGCG includes:
- a CDS encoding IS1634 family transposase; translation: MFIKITKTKNHQYVQLVQSYRENGAVKHKVLLNLGRLDEIENNPSFQRLGKRLLELSKAREVTSLASFSEAQIKNWGYVVYQKIWNQFELPKLLKKISAKRKVQFELSDASFLMAIQHLLEPRSKLGTYNYQHRYASLPDVALNHLYRSLDLLCEYKELLEEEMFQKNRHLFNMQVDVVFYDVTTFSFASVEADTLRDFGFSKDGKFNEVQVVLGLLIDCEGRPIGYELFPGNTFDGKTLETALEKLEKRFGLRRVIIVADRGINSKLNLKRIVERGYSYIFAARIKSMKKEITDMILDENGYQEIKDDEGEVLRYKVIEYINEFTAEGKKYKLPEKLIVTYSSRRAEKDRADRERLIEKAQTLLESKAKIQASNKRGGKKYLKEIDCTGTWILDEEAIARDKQFDGYYGIQTSEKEMSAKDILDAYHNLWRIEESFRVMKSTLKVRPVFHWTERRIKGHFVICFLAFLLERTLEFKLRQAVENASPAEIREALNSLNFAEVEIKGEVFFIKTQSTELSKKILRLMRIAPPGNITRVEEFAARWQDRL
- the tnpC gene encoding IS66 family transposase, with amino-acid sequence MNTSQSIAAMTIEELQSRCLQLEEQCMQLEQQNAELTAKLNWFMEQFRLSKKRQFGVSSERTEPLKEQLLLFNEAEAEARPDAPEPDWETITYQRRKGRGRREMNLEDLPVEVVEHRLPEEERVCPCCGGPLHEMSTEVRQELKVIPAQVKVVKHVRYVYSCRRCEREEITTPVITAPIPAPVLPGSPVSPSLMAYIMTQKYGVGLPLYRQEQQFKGLGIELSRQTMANWVLHGANTWLALIYDRLHEYLLTRDILHADETTLQVLQEPGREATTKSYLWLYRTGRDGPPIILYDYQTTRAGKHPRRFLAGFKGYLHVDGYAGYNELPDVTLVGCWAHARRKFDEALKALPEDKRNAPVAAREGLEYCNRLFAIERELKEATPEERYQIRQVHSRPVLDAFLAWLKNQKARVLPKSSFGQAIYYCLGQWDKLVAFLQDGRLELDNNRSERSIKPFVIGRKNWLFANTPRGAKASAITYSIIETAKENGLNPFHYLIYLFENLPNLDLQDKDALDQLLPWSETLPPVCLANN